A genome region from Brassica oleracea var. oleracea cultivar TO1000 chromosome C2, BOL, whole genome shotgun sequence includes the following:
- the LOC106324677 gene encoding vesicle-associated membrane protein 714, with product MAIIYAVVARGTVVLAEFSAVTGNAGAVVRRILEKLSPETADERLCFSQDRYIFHILRSDGLTFLCMANDTFGRRIPFSYLEEIHMRFMKNYGRVAHHAPAYAMNDEFSRVLHQQMEFFSSNPSVDTLNRVRGEVSEIRSVMVDNIEKIMERGDRIELLVDKTATMQDSAFHFRKQSKRLRRALWMKNAKLLVLLTCVIVLVLYIIIASFCGGITLPSCRS from the exons ATGGCGATCATCTACGCGGTTGTGGCGAGGGGCACGGTGGTACTAGCGGAATTCAGCGCCGTCACGGGGAACGCGGGCGCCGTGGTGCGGCGGATCCTCGAGAAACTGTCGCCGGAAACCGCCGACGAAAGACTCTGTTTCTCCCAAGACCGTTACATCTTCCATATCCTCAGATCCGATGGGCTTACCTTCCTCTGTATGGCCAACGATACCTTCGGAA GGAGGATACCGTTTTCGTATTTGGAAGAGATTCATATGAGGTTCATGAAGAACTACGGGAGAGTGGCGCATCATGCTCCAGCTTACGCGATGAACGATGAGTTCTCGAGGGTTTTGCATCAGCAGATGGAGTTCTTCTCTAGCAATCCTAGTGTTGATACTCTCAATCGTGTCCGAGGAGAAGTCAGTGAG ATTCGATCGGTGATGGTAGATAACATTGAGAAGATAATGGAGAGAGGTGATAGGATTGAGCTTCTTGTTGATAAAACAGCAACTATGCAAGATAGTGCGTTTCACTTTAGGAAACAGTCTAAGCGCTTACGCAGAGCTCTTTGGATGAAAAACGCTAAGCTCTT GGTACTGTTGACGTGCGTGATAGTTCTTGTGCTGTACATAATAATTGCGTCTTTCTGTGGAGGCATCACTTTACCTTCCTGTAGATCTTAA
- the LOC106325489 gene encoding NAC domain-containing protein 90 — MAEELTIGFRFYPTEDELIAFYLRNQLEGRSDDSMHRVIPVLDVFEVEPSHLPNVAGERCRGDAEQWFFFVPRQEREARGGRPNRTTDSGYWKATGSPGPVISKDNRMIGVKKTMVFYTGKAPTGRKTKWKMNEYKAVDETVNFSTIPKLRHEFSLCRVYITSGSSRAFDRRPVGSLQTEKLLTSDVGVAETSFRVGSSPETSMSGGEHVDLSVNTEMVDGLTEPMWEWEQLNWS, encoded by the exons ATGGCGGAGGAGCTCACCATTGGGTTTCGCTTCTATCCCACGGAAGATGAACTGATTGCGTTCTACCTACGAAACCAGCTCGAAGGAAGGAGTGATGACTCAATGCACCGTGTCATACCAGTCCTAGACGTCTTTGAGGTCGAGCCTAGTCATCTTCCAA ATGTTGCGGGAGAGAGATGTCGAGGAGATGCTGAGCAATGGTTCTTCTTCGTGCCAAGACAAGAACGCGAAGCAAGAGGAGGCAGACCAAACAGAACCACTGATTCAGGGTACTGGAAAGCGACTGGATCACCTGGTCCAGTCATTTCCAAAGATAACCGAATGATTGGAGTCAAGAAAACTATGGTTTTCTACACTGGAAAAGCACCAACCGGAAGAAAAACAAAATGGAAGATGAATGAGTACAAAGCCGTTGACGAAACAGTCAACTTCTCCACAATCCCTAAG TTGAGACATGAATTCAGTTTATGTCGGGTCTACATAACATCAGGAAGCTCAAGAGCTTTTGATAGACGCCCAGTGGGAAGTTTACAGACAGAGAAACTGCTTACAAGTGATGTTGGAGTTGCTGAGACATCATTTCGTGTGGGAAGCTCACCAGAAACTTCCATGTCAGGAGGAGAACATGTTGATCTCTCTGTGAACACAGAGATGGTTGATGGTTTAACTGAACCAATGTGGGAATGGGAACAGCTGAATTGGTCTTGA
- the LOC106327628 gene encoding protein FANTASTIC FOUR 3: MAAYRSFHQIFESQRQDKAPKSLLDTLISSSSPWNPLPIKGLHVTDHNETPPFTEIFGELHFRESSHSSFEKASAENSSLQLCTEGLGSESYYGLEDGKVNGNGNGEEDDDHESEVMKGKDNGSSNEECGPWRKERREYPPAMTRMSFKTYREEGRFVLEEVRIPKREFLLASREDGRLKLKLVQPEDEDEDEDEDQEENKDKPV, encoded by the coding sequence ATGGCAGCTTACAGAAGCTTTCATCAAATATTCGAGAGCCAAAGACAAGACAAGGCTCCAAAGTCGCTTCTTGATACTCTGATCTCCTCTTCTTCACCTTGGAACCCACTCCCAATCAAAGGCCTCCACGTCACCGACCACAACGAAACGCCACCGTTTACAGAGATATTCGGTGAGCTCCACTTCAGGGAATCATCTCATTCTTCTTTCGAGAAGGCCTCAGCTGAGAACAGCAGCTTGCAGCTGTGTACTGAAGGTCTAGGGTCAGAGAGCTATTACGGCTTGGAAGACGGGAAAGTCAACGGTAACGGTAACGGAGAAGAAGATGATGATCATGAGAGTGAAGTGATGAAGGGTAAAGATAACGGAAGCAGCAATGAGGAGTGTGGACCATGGAGGAAAGAACGGAGAGAGTATCCTCCAGCGATGACGAGGATGAGTTTCAAGACGTATAGAGAAGAAGGGAGGTTTGTGTTGGAAGAAGTTAGGATTCCGAAGAGAGAGTTTCTTCTAGCCAGCCGTGAAGACGGTAGACTCAAGCTGAAGTTGGTTCAACCCGAGGATGAGGATGAAGATGAGGACGAAGACCAAGAAGAGAACAAAGATAAACCGGTCTGA
- the LOC106327627 gene encoding rho GTPase-activating protein 1-like isoform X1 has protein sequence MTEVLHFPSSPSASSSSSPSPSNATLLITSDHRRRSPVPPGFPQDVDFHRSIEQQQHQDLEDLRRSVAADDGEDGEGQQISLLALLVAIFRRSLVACKSNRRELCSMEIGWPTNVRHVAHVTFDRFNGFLGLPVEFEPEVPRRAPSASATVFGVSTESMQLSYDSRGNCVPTILLLMQNCLYGQGGLLAEGIFRLTAENSEEEAVREQLNRGFIPERIDVHCLAGLIKAWFRELPTSVLDVLSPEQVMQCQTEEEYVELVRLLPPTEASLLDWAINLMADVVQYEHVNKMNSRNIAMVFAPNMTQMDDPLTALMYAVQVMNFLKMLIEKTLRERQDSVVEQAHVVPLEPSDESSGHQSPSQSLAFDPTEQSEETQSEYIEDAENQSPSSSEISDESTFENNARRTGRVSYSETERKSSVQVMALAPPAQWPVGRTKGLTNLSRVGSRVERTEAWR, from the exons ATGACTGAAGTCCTTCACTTTCCTTCATCTCCAAGCGCCTCTTCGTCTTCCTCACCTTCCCCATCCAATGCCACTCTCCTCATCACCTCCGACCATCGCCGTAGAAGCCCAGTTCCTCCCGGATTCCCCCAAGATGTTGACTTTCACCGCTCAATCGAACAACAACAGCATCAAGATTTGGAAGATTTGAGACGGAGCGTCGCCGCCGACGACGGAGAAGACGGGGAAGGTCAGCAGATATCTCTGCTGGCGCTCCTGGTCGCCATTTTCAGGAGATCTCTTGTTGCTTGCAAGAGCAACCGGAGGGAGCTCTGTAGCATGGAGATCGGTTGGCCCACCAATGTCCGACACGTGGCGCACGTGACTTTCGATCGGTTCAACGGCTTCTTGGGCTTGCCCGTTGAGTTCGAGCCTGAGGTTCCCAGGCGAGCTCCTAGCGCCAG TGCAACAGTCTTTGGGGTATCAACGGAATCAATGCAGTTATCGTATGATTCAAGAGGCAATTGTGTACCAACCATACTCTTGTTGATGCAAAACTGCTTATATGGTCAAGGAGGCTTGCTGGCAGAGGGAATTTTTAGACTCACTGCTGAGAATAGTGAGGAAGAGGCAGTAAGAGAGCAACTAAACCGAGGGTTTATACCTGAGAGAATCGATGTTCACTGCTTGGCAGGGCTTATCAAG GCATGGTTTAGAGAACTCCCTACAAGCGTTCTTGATGTGTTGTCCCCTGAACAAGTCATGCAATGCCAAACGGAAGAGGAATATGTCGAGCTCGTTAGGCTTCTTCCCCCTACTGAAGCTTCTCTGCTTGATTGGGCCATCAATCTAATGGCTGACGTTGTTCAGTATGAGCATGTTAACAAGATGAACTCACGCAACATCGCTATGGTTTTTGCTCCTAATATGACTCAG ATGGATGATCCATTGACAGCGCTGATGTACGCGGTTCAGGTGATGAACTTCCTCAAGATGCTGATAGAAAAAACTCTAAGGGAAAGGCAAGACTCTGTAGTAGAGCAAGCTCACGTTGTACCTTTAGAACCTTCTGATGAGAGCAGCGGTCACCAAAGCCCTTCGCAGTCTTTGGCTTTTGATCCTACTGAACAGAGTGAAGAGACGCAATCAGAGTACATTGAAGATGCAGAGAATCAGAGTCCAAGCAGCAGTGAGATATCAGATGAATCAACCTTTGAGAACAATGCCAGGAGAACCGGGAGAGTTAGTTACTCGGAAACAGAGAGAAAAAGTAGTGTGCAAGTGATGGCTCTGGCTCCTCCAGCTCAGTGGCCTGTGGGTAGAACGAAAGGATTGACCAACTTGAGCCGTGTAGGTTCGAGGGTAGAGCGTACTGAAGCTTGGCGGTGA
- the LOC106327627 gene encoding rho GTPase-activating protein 1-like isoform X2: protein MTEVLHFPSSPSASSSSSPSPSNATLLITSDHRRRSPVPPGFPQDVDFHRSIEQQQHQDLEDLRRSVAADDGEDGEGQQISLLALLVAIFRRSLVACKSNRRELCSMEIGWPTNVRHVAHVTFDRFNGFLGLPVEFEPEVPRRAPSASATVFGVSTESMQLSYDSRGNCVPTILLLMQNCLYGQGGLLAEGIFRLTAENSEEEAVREQLNRGFIPERIDVHCLAGLIKAWFRELPTSVLDVLSPEQVMQCQTEEEYVELVRLLPPTEASLLDWAINLMADVVQYEHVNKMNSRNIAMVFAPNMTQVMNFLKMLIEKTLRERQDSVVEQAHVVPLEPSDESSGHQSPSQSLAFDPTEQSEETQSEYIEDAENQSPSSSEISDESTFENNARRTGRVSYSETERKSSVQVMALAPPAQWPVGRTKGLTNLSRVGSRVERTEAWR, encoded by the exons ATGACTGAAGTCCTTCACTTTCCTTCATCTCCAAGCGCCTCTTCGTCTTCCTCACCTTCCCCATCCAATGCCACTCTCCTCATCACCTCCGACCATCGCCGTAGAAGCCCAGTTCCTCCCGGATTCCCCCAAGATGTTGACTTTCACCGCTCAATCGAACAACAACAGCATCAAGATTTGGAAGATTTGAGACGGAGCGTCGCCGCCGACGACGGAGAAGACGGGGAAGGTCAGCAGATATCTCTGCTGGCGCTCCTGGTCGCCATTTTCAGGAGATCTCTTGTTGCTTGCAAGAGCAACCGGAGGGAGCTCTGTAGCATGGAGATCGGTTGGCCCACCAATGTCCGACACGTGGCGCACGTGACTTTCGATCGGTTCAACGGCTTCTTGGGCTTGCCCGTTGAGTTCGAGCCTGAGGTTCCCAGGCGAGCTCCTAGCGCCAG TGCAACAGTCTTTGGGGTATCAACGGAATCAATGCAGTTATCGTATGATTCAAGAGGCAATTGTGTACCAACCATACTCTTGTTGATGCAAAACTGCTTATATGGTCAAGGAGGCTTGCTGGCAGAGGGAATTTTTAGACTCACTGCTGAGAATAGTGAGGAAGAGGCAGTAAGAGAGCAACTAAACCGAGGGTTTATACCTGAGAGAATCGATGTTCACTGCTTGGCAGGGCTTATCAAG GCATGGTTTAGAGAACTCCCTACAAGCGTTCTTGATGTGTTGTCCCCTGAACAAGTCATGCAATGCCAAACGGAAGAGGAATATGTCGAGCTCGTTAGGCTTCTTCCCCCTACTGAAGCTTCTCTGCTTGATTGGGCCATCAATCTAATGGCTGACGTTGTTCAGTATGAGCATGTTAACAAGATGAACTCACGCAACATCGCTATGGTTTTTGCTCCTAATATGACTCAG GTGATGAACTTCCTCAAGATGCTGATAGAAAAAACTCTAAGGGAAAGGCAAGACTCTGTAGTAGAGCAAGCTCACGTTGTACCTTTAGAACCTTCTGATGAGAGCAGCGGTCACCAAAGCCCTTCGCAGTCTTTGGCTTTTGATCCTACTGAACAGAGTGAAGAGACGCAATCAGAGTACATTGAAGATGCAGAGAATCAGAGTCCAAGCAGCAGTGAGATATCAGATGAATCAACCTTTGAGAACAATGCCAGGAGAACCGGGAGAGTTAGTTACTCGGAAACAGAGAGAAAAAGTAGTGTGCAAGTGATGGCTCTGGCTCCTCCAGCTCAGTGGCCTGTGGGTAGAACGAAAGGATTGACCAACTTGAGCCGTGTAGGTTCGAGGGTAGAGCGTACTGAAGCTTGGCGGTGA